DNA sequence from the Gracilinanus agilis isolate LMUSP501 unplaced genomic scaffold, AgileGrace unplaced_scaffold21071, whole genome shotgun sequence genome:
GGTGTGTGTTTGGGAGCCAGAGAAGCGCCTGCTCCTGTGATGGATTCTGAGGGATCCGTTTGGCCAGCTCCTGGGGCACAAGGCCACAGGCCTGGGGTCTGCCTTGAGTGTCTTCCATTCTgtcaagggagagagagaggacccCGCACTGGGGAAGCCCTTTACAAAGATGGCGCACGGATAGGACAGCCTGAGTTCAGGTCCTGCTCTGAGTCTGAGCCCAGCCTGGAAGTGACTGACCCAGCGCCAGTATATATTGGTGGaggggttcccccccccccattattccCCATGGTGCAAGCAGGGAGCGGGGAGCTCTCTGCTAGAAGCAGGCCTGTGCCAGCATCAGACATCGTTGTCTTTTGTGTTTGCCTTGAATTGGGTTTTCAGGAAACCCCCCAAGAATGCTTTGTGCTTGCTCGCAGGCTTACTCGCTCCCTTCACCCCTGCCTCTCTTTCCTTTGCCAGAAGACGTCCTGGGCCTCGAGGTCTATCGTCCCTGGGAATTCCTCCCCAGCTCGCCCTGCCGATCCGTCGTGTTCCCTCTGTTGACCAGCGGCTCCGTGTTCTGGCTGCTGGAGCTGCTGGAGCAGCTGGACCTCTGGCCAGGCTCGGTCAGCAGCTACACCCTGCTGGTGGGGCCCCGCCTGGTCTTCACGGCCCTTTCCTTTGCCTTGGACTGGGCCGTGTACCGGGCGGCCCCTCTCTGGGGGGCTGATCCGTGGAACGCCCTGGTCCTGCTGGCCGGCTCCTACGTCACGCTGGTCTTCTACACGAGGACCTTGGCCAACGCCATGGAGGGCCTGCTGTTCATGTGGCTGTTGGTGCTGGTCTCGCCGGGCACGGGGAGTGACGAGGCAGATGGGAAAGCGAGTCCCAGGGCTGGGAGGCACAGCTGGCTCCTGGGGGCCTTGGTGGCTGCAGGGTTCTTCAACAGGCCCACGTTCTTGGGGTTTGCCCTTCTGCCCCTGCTCTTCTGGTCCAATGGCTGCACCACAGTGTTGGCTCTTAGTATGAAGACTCTGGTCCAGAGCATGCTGGAACTGCTCCCCGGGGCCATGCTGGTGGCTGCCATGTTTGTGGCTGTAGATACATGGTACTATTCCTCCCGGCTGGGGCTGGGCCCCCACCTTGTCCTGACTCCCGCCCACTTCCTCAGCTACAACCTGGACCCCCAGAACCTGGCCCAACATGGCACCCACCTCCGCCTCACTCACCTGGCCATCAATGGCATCTTGCTTTTTGGGATTCTGCACCTCGAGGCGGTAATGGCTGCCTGGAGAGCCCTGAAGGAAAGCTTCGCCCTCTTGGCTCAGCCTCAGGCTCCTTGGGCCCATGCCTGGACCATCCTGAACAGGCAGaatgtcctcctcctcttctacTTTGTCCCCCTGGCTCTGCTCTCCCTCTTCAGCCACCAGGAGCCCCGGTTCTTGGTCCCCCTCTTGGGGCCCTTGGCTCTGTTCAGCAGTCAGAAGGGCCGTGGGGGTGCCTGGTGGAGAGCCCCCACGGTCACTGTCTTCAACATTCTTGGGGCCTTGTTCTTTGGCTGCCTTCACCAGGGTGGCCTAGTCCCTTGCCTGTCCCATTTGGAGCACAGTATCCACTCTGCAGCTCCCAAAGGCCAGCTCTCCCACTTCACCCTCCTCTTCACTCACACCTACATGCCACCCCGATACCTCCTCTATCTGCGAGGGCAGGAGCCCCCTGTGGAGGTCATTGACCTCGGAGGGGCTGAGAGTGGGGCCCTTTGCCAGACCCTCGACCAGCTCACCAGCCAGTCCATCTGCACCGTTGCTGGGGGAGATCGGCTCTGCCGAGTCTTTGTGGTGACCCCTGGGACAGCCAGGGAGGCCGTGGCAACCTGTCCCTTCCACCTGAGGAATGAGACCCGGGTGTTTCCCCACCTGACCCTGGAGGACCCGCCTGTGCTCTCTGACCTGATGGGCAGTGACTGGAGGGACTCTCTTGAACTCTATATTCTTGAAGTGGGAGAACGGAGGGAGCAATGACCTTTTGGTAAGGGGGTGAAGCCGCCTCCTCATCTGGGTGCCCCTGGAAGCTACTTTGCCTAGTAAGACTTGTTTGGTCCCTGCTCCTTCGGTGGTGTCCCCAGCAGGACCCTCAGGCAGACTGACTTGGTACCAAAGCATGTTTCCATCCCAGGCATAAGCCACAACTCTCTAGAACCCGAGCCAAAGACAACTCTTTGTTGGCCAAGCTCTGACCCCTCGCCACAGGCTGCACTCCTAAACCCTGTCAGTATGGTGTTCCATGCTGGGCATCCCATGTCCCAAGACATAGACAGCCTGAAGCTTGCCTGAGGAGGGCATCCAAGATGGTGAAGGAACTTGAAGCCATGTCATGTGAAGATGAATTGAAGAAACTTAGAATATTGAGTCTGTACAAAGGCCTTGGAGGGAGGAGACTGACTAAGAGGACATAATCACCCTCTGGGTATATATGAAGGGCTTTCTCCATTTGGGAAGGGGAGGGCCAGCAGGAAGAACAAGGACCAAAGAGGGCAAATTTCAAGGAGAGAGATTTTCATCCCAACACAATCTCTGCTTAGGAGAGGAgaaggacagaaagaaggaaggaaggaaagaaggaaggaaggaaggaaggaagtagggaaggagggaaggaaggaaggaaagaaggagggaaggaagggagcaagggaggaagggagggaggaaggagtaaGGAATGAacggagggaaggaggaaggaaggagggagtga
Encoded proteins:
- the PIGZ gene encoding GPI mannosyltransferase 4, whose amino-acid sequence is SLAQEEVLASLGSAGFCSALDVLAMWASRVLWGSLGFLRIAWCLLPQTGYIHPDEFFQSPEVMAEDVLGLEVYRPWEFLPSSPCRSVVFPLLTSGSVFWLLELLEQLDLWPGSVSSYTLLVGPRLVFTALSFALDWAVYRAAPLWGADPWNALVLLAGSYVTLVFYTRTLANAMEGLLFMWLLVLVSPGTGSDEADGKASPRAGRHSWLLGALVAAGFFNRPTFLGFALLPLLFWSNGCTTVLALSMKTLVQSMLELLPGAMLVAAMFVAVDTWYYSSRLGLGPHLVLTPAHFLSYNLDPQNLAQHGTHLRLTHLAINGILLFGILHLEAVMAAWRALKESFALLAQPQAPWAHAWTILNRQNVLLLFYFVPLALLSLFSHQEPRFLVPLLGPLALFSSQKGRGGAWWRAPTVTVFNILGALFFGCLHQGGLVPCLSHLEHSIHSAAPKGQLSHFTLLFTHTYMPPRYLLYLRGQEPPVEVIDLGGAESGALCQTLDQLTSQSICTVAGGDRLCRVFVVTPGTAREAVATCPFHLRNETRVFPHLTLEDPPVLSDLMGSDWRDSLELYILEVGERREQ